The Chloroflexi bacterium ADurb.Bin180 genome segment TCTGAGTGGCACGAAGCCACCCGGGGGTTGCCAAAACATCTCCACGCCGTAGAGCCTCCTTATCAACGCCAGTGATGTTGACCGCCAGCCGTGTGGGAGGAATCGCCGTTTCCACTCGGGCCTTGTGGGTCTGCAGCCCGCGGATCCTTGCCTTGAGATTGCCGGGGAGGATCTCCAGTTCTTCGCCGTTGTGCAGGCGCCCGTCGACGAGCGTGCCAGTGACGATGGTGCCAAAGCCGGCAATGCTGAAAACCCGGTCAATGGGCAGGCGAGGATGCCCCCGCTCCATCCTGGGCGAGGGTGCTTGAAGCAATCGGTCAAGTTCCTGAAGCAGTTCGGACAGTCCCTGGCCGGTGCGCGCAGAGACAGGGATAATCCGTGCCTCGGCCAGCGTGGTTCCCTGCAGCTCCTTACGGACATCCTCCTTTACGAGTTCGAGCCACTCCGGGTCGTCAATCAGGTCGCTCTTGGTCAACGCCACGATCACATCGCGTACTTGTAGCAAGTCAAGGATGGCCAGGTGTTCGCGCGTCTGCGGCATTACGCCCTCGTCCGCGGCCACGACGAACAGGGCCAGGTCGATGCCGCCGACGCCGGCCAGCATATTCTTGATAAAATCCTCATGGCCGGGAACGTCGACGATACTGGCCTCGAGTCCACTGGGCAGCCTGAGCCAGGCAAAGCCCAGGTCAATGGTCATCTCCCGCTCCTGCTCCTCCTTGAGTCGGTCGGGGTTGATACCGGTGATGGCCTGTACCAGAGTGGACTTGCCATGGTCAACATGGCCTGCCGTGCCAATGACGCGCATTAGCGGGGCTTGTCCTGCTTCAGGCCGTCGAGCACCTTGGCCTGGGCCTGAATGAAGCGAGACCACACTTGCCACAGTTCGTCAGAACAGGCCTGTATGGCCTGCTTGTTCTGCTCCAGGCGATCTTCGAGGCTCTGCCAGGTAGTTGCGGACTTGGTCTGCCAGCTCTCCAGGCGAACGAGGCGTGCTGTCTGCTCGTCATCGACGCGCACCTGATTATCCTGCCATTCGCGGAGCTCGGTGCGCTGCCTTTCGACCGCGAGGCGTTGCAGCTCGGCCACCTCACTGCTTTGCTGGCGAATCTGCTGCTCCAACTCGTGCATATCGTAGAGCGTCTTGCGGTTGCGTTCGAACTGAGCAGCGAACTCTTCGAGTTGTTTGTTCCAGCGGGCTAGTGGCGGCTGAGCAGCCTGGAGCTCGGTGGACAATTCCTCGTGGCGGCGATCCCACTCGCCGATTTTCAACTGCAAGCCATTCACGTCGGCTTGTTGTGTCTTGGCTATGGCCTCAACATCGGACTGAAGCTTGTCCAATCGGGTGTCGAGTCGGGAACCGAGGGCATCAACACTGGCTTTCAGAGACAGGTGTTGCGCATTAAGGCTCTCGTGCTCTAGTTTGTTGGCAGCCAGTGTGTCGCGAAAGCCCTGGGCATCCTGGGCCAACATAGTCAACCGCTCGCCCTGCGCATCCAGACGCTTGTTGACCTCGACGACCTGGTTGAAGGCACGGGTTACTTCGCTGCGAAGCTTGCTATCCTCCTCGCGCAACAGAGCCGCGACCTGGTCAAACGACCCAATGCCTTCGACCCGTTCCTGAATTTGGCGCACGATGCGGGCGATGGACTCGGCCTCGAGTTTGGCACTGCGAATTCGCGCGTCATCTTTGGCGTCCTGCTCGGCAGAGTGCTTGGCCAGGAGACCGGAGAACTCGGAGCGCACCCCCTGGATCGCCGCCTCGAGTTGAGCCAGTCTTGGAAGTTGGCCTTGGATGCGTGGGATGGTAGCCTGAATCTCCTGTAGTTGGCGTGCCTGCTCCGTGAGCTGAGCTCTTTGAGCGTCGATCTGGCTCTGCATAGCCATAAGCAGAGCCTTGTCCTTGCGATGCTCTTCGTCGAGCCAGTTGAGCAATTGGATCACTTGGTTCAGGTCCAAGCCTACCTCCTCATGTCCGGTACGGGGTCGGGTCCATGCGTGGCGATGGCCGGCCTTCTATTATACGGCCGGACCCTCTTTTGCACAACGATTGCTTCTCACTATAATTGGCGAGCCTGGAGAGGTCGCATAGTTTGGTCTAGTGCGCACGATTGGAAATCGTGTAGGCGATGAGCCTCGCGGGTTCAAATCCCGCCCTCTCCGCTGGTTGGATGGGTTTGACAAAGCACCGGTGAGTCAGGTAACATGAACCTGGTCGTGCTAGACGGGGAGCTAGCGGTGCCCTGCACCCGCAATCCGCTATAGCGGGGTCGAACTCCCTTTCGAGGTGCGGCAGGACAGGACTGCTGCGCGCAAGCGGCGTTGAAGATTGGGTCCCACGCGGCAGAGATCTGTGAACCCCGCCAGGTCCGGGAGGAAGCAACGGTAAGCAGCCCCCTCTGGGTGCCGTGGGGTAGCCTGGTCGGAGCTGGCTACACGTGGCAAGCTGGCTTGTTGATATCGACAGAGGGTGCACGACCAACGCGAAACACAGAGGGCGGGTAGGCTACCGCCCTCTTTCTGTTTGTGGGGGTAGATGGCTCAGGTTCTGGTGGTTGGCGGTGGCGCATCCGGCATGATGGCCGCCGGCCGGGCTGCTGAGTGCGGCGCCAATGTGGTGCTGTTGGAAAAAACACCTCGTCTGGCGAACAAGCTGCGCCTGACTGGCAAAGGCCGCTGTAACGTCACCAATCAAAGCGAGCTAAACGACTTTGTCGCCCACTTTGGCGACACGGGTCGTTTTCTGTACGGTGCCTTCTCGCGTTTCTTTGTGCCGGACCTGCTGTCGTTTCTGAATCAGCGTGGGGTAACTACGGTTGTGGAGCGAGGTGGCAGGGTCTTCCCAGCTTCCAACGATGCCCGACAGGTTGGCGATGCACTGGAGGGCTACCTGGTTAGTAACAAGGTGCGCATTCAGCGG includes the following:
- the smc_1 gene encoding Chromosome partition protein Smc; translated protein: MDLNQVIQLLNWLDEEHRKDKALLMAMQSQIDAQRAQLTEQARQLQEIQATIPRIQGQLPRLAQLEAAIQGVRSEFSGLLAKHSAEQDAKDDARIRSAKLEAESIARIVRQIQERVEGIGSFDQVAALLREEDSKLRSEVTRAFNQVVEVNKRLDAQGERLTMLAQDAQGFRDTLAANKLEHESLNAQHLSLKASVDALGSRLDTRLDKLQSDVEAIAKTQQADVNGLQLKIGEWDRRHEELSTELQAAQPPLARWNKQLEEFAAQFERNRKTLYDMHELEQQIRQQSSEVAELQRLAVERQRTELREWQDNQVRVDDEQTARLVRLESWQTKSATTWQSLEDRLEQNKQAIQACSDELWQVWSRFIQAQAKVLDGLKQDKPR